The following are from one region of the Sphingomonas sp. IW22 genome:
- the traL gene encoding type IV conjugative transfer system protein TraL has protein sequence MDRYTIPSHLDDPELIGFWTLDEFLAMAIPFIWGILSQHVVIGLMVSLLGWWGFRKLKAGKATSWILHMAYWHLPSSFTGLKATPPSHLRVMVG, from the coding sequence ATGGACAGGTATACCATCCCTTCGCATCTCGACGATCCGGAGCTGATCGGCTTCTGGACGCTGGACGAGTTCCTCGCGATGGCGATCCCCTTCATCTGGGGCATCCTTTCGCAGCACGTCGTGATCGGATTGATGGTCTCGTTGCTCGGATGGTGGGGCTTCCGAAAGCTCAAAGCCGGCAAGGCCACATCGTGGATTCTCCACATGGCCTACTGGCACCTGCCGTCGAGTTTTACCGGTCTCAAGGCGACGCCACCCTCCCACCTTCGCGTGATGGTGGGCTGA